A single region of the Austwickia chelonae genome encodes:
- a CDS encoding FtsW/RodA/SpoVE family cell cycle protein: MTTVSTFRPRTRRNIELVLLIFAVIIVLLAYLNVGLATTGKIPVDLFTQGVWVLAFAIGFHLVLRWRAAYADPLMLPVATLLNGLGIVIIHRLDIAVGSSSGVAPRQIMWAGLSMVVASVVLIALRDHRILRRYTFTAMASGLVALLLPLLPVLGVEAGGAQIWIRIGPFSFQPGELAKILLAVFFAGYLIQTRDALSLAGKEIFGIRLPRARDLGPILIAWALSVAVLVFQRDLGTSLLFFGLFVGMLYIATERKSWIAIGMTLFCGGAFVAYLLFAHLQRRVHIWLDPWAEQYFEQSYQLRQGLYGLGAGGMLGTGLGQGRPNITPLADSDFIIASLGEELGLVGIFAILILYALLIERGLRTALGTRDGFGKLLAAGLSFTMALQVFTIVGGVLRVIPLTGLTTPFLSAGGSSLLANWAIVAILLRISDHARRPLPDPDETSAAADAPTSVVKSP, from the coding sequence ATGACCACGGTGAGCACTTTTCGTCCCCGTACGCGACGCAACATCGAGCTCGTACTGTTGATCTTCGCGGTCATCATCGTGCTGCTCGCCTACTTGAACGTCGGTCTGGCCACTACTGGGAAGATCCCGGTTGACCTGTTCACGCAGGGCGTGTGGGTGTTGGCCTTCGCCATAGGTTTTCACCTGGTGCTCCGTTGGCGGGCAGCCTATGCCGACCCCTTGATGTTGCCGGTGGCCACGTTGTTGAACGGCTTGGGCATCGTGATCATTCACCGGTTGGACATCGCGGTGGGCAGCAGTTCCGGAGTCGCGCCTCGCCAGATCATGTGGGCTGGGCTGTCGATGGTCGTGGCCTCGGTCGTGCTGATCGCTCTACGCGACCATCGCATCCTGCGCAGGTACACCTTCACCGCGATGGCTTCTGGCCTGGTCGCACTGCTCCTCCCCTTGTTGCCGGTGCTCGGTGTCGAGGCTGGCGGTGCCCAGATCTGGATCCGGATCGGGCCCTTCTCCTTCCAGCCCGGTGAGTTGGCCAAGATCCTGCTGGCGGTCTTCTTCGCCGGCTATCTCATCCAGACCCGTGATGCGCTCTCTTTGGCGGGTAAGGAGATCTTCGGTATCCGTCTTCCTCGGGCTCGTGACCTCGGCCCGATCCTGATTGCCTGGGCGCTCTCGGTCGCGGTTCTGGTCTTTCAGCGCGACCTGGGTACATCGCTGCTCTTCTTCGGTCTCTTCGTGGGGATGTTGTACATCGCGACGGAGCGGAAGAGCTGGATCGCGATCGGGATGACGTTGTTCTGCGGTGGCGCTTTCGTGGCTTACCTGTTGTTCGCGCACCTTCAACGCCGGGTGCACATCTGGTTGGACCCGTGGGCGGAGCAGTACTTCGAGCAGAGTTACCAGCTGCGTCAGGGCCTGTACGGTCTAGGCGCTGGCGGAATGCTCGGAACCGGTTTGGGCCAGGGGCGACCGAATATCACTCCACTGGCTGACAGCGACTTCATCATCGCTAGCCTCGGTGAGGAATTGGGGCTCGTTGGAATCTTCGCGATCCTCATCCTCTATGCTCTTCTGATCGAACGCGGTCTACGGACCGCCCTGGGCACGCGCGATGGCTTCGGCAAGCTCCTGGCCGCGGGTCTGTCCTTCACTATGGCGCTGCAGGTCTTCACCATCGTCGGTGGCGTCCTGCGTGTCATTCCGTTGACCGGTCTCACCACGCCCTTCCTCTCCGCGGGCGGTTCATCGCTCTTGGCCAACTGGGCCATCGTGGCGATCCTGCTTCGGATCAGCGATCACGCGCGTCGGCCGCTGCCGGATCCCGATGAGACCTCTGCCGCTGCCGACGCGCCCACGAGTGTGGTGAAGAGTCCATGA
- a CDS encoding APC family permease, whose translation MANDIAPAATPAGASGSTEKEELKRAIGPALLLLFIMGDVLGTGVYALTGKVAKEVGGAVWLPFLCAFLVAMITACSYLELVTKYPRAGGAATYTHRAFNVHFLTFLVAFTVMASGLTSSSSAAKAFAANFAKAAGWKSDQGFMVVGALFFLTVIALVNLRGVSESVKLNVVLTLVEMSGLTLIVGVGLYALLSGKGDTSHLMDISFPEGESAFSAVTAATALAFFAMVGFEDSVNMAEETKDPAKTFPKIMLIALSLAGCVYLLVAISAISLVPAEKLSQGSTPLIQVLEAGWPGFPVGVFAVVTMFAVANTALLNMLMASRLVYGMSRERVLPHMLGKVLPVRRTPWVAIVFTTLLAFALVAWADLEDLGGTTAFLLLVVFTIVNIAVLVLRRDKVAHSHFRTPTFLPILGGLFSAFLASPFSGRNPRDFAIGGVLLVVGIGLWFVTFLVNKRLYGTGTPSPDFAEVIEKSDD comes from the coding sequence ATGGCAAATGACATTGCGCCTGCCGCAACTCCTGCGGGCGCCTCCGGCTCGACTGAGAAGGAAGAACTCAAGAGAGCTATCGGCCCCGCACTTCTTCTGCTTTTCATCATGGGTGACGTCCTGGGCACAGGCGTCTATGCCTTGACCGGCAAGGTCGCCAAGGAGGTCGGAGGGGCGGTCTGGTTACCGTTCCTCTGCGCCTTCCTTGTCGCGATGATCACCGCGTGCAGCTATCTGGAGCTGGTCACGAAATATCCGCGAGCCGGTGGTGCCGCGACCTACACCCATCGCGCGTTCAACGTCCACTTCCTGACCTTTTTGGTCGCTTTCACCGTCATGGCTTCGGGGCTGACCTCGTCGTCATCTGCGGCAAAAGCCTTTGCTGCGAATTTCGCGAAGGCGGCTGGGTGGAAGTCCGACCAGGGTTTCATGGTGGTCGGCGCGCTGTTCTTCCTCACCGTGATTGCGCTGGTGAACCTGCGTGGTGTCAGCGAGTCGGTGAAGCTGAATGTGGTGCTGACCTTGGTCGAAATGTCTGGTCTGACCCTGATCGTCGGAGTAGGCCTGTATGCCTTGTTGAGCGGCAAAGGTGACACCAGTCACCTGATGGATATCTCTTTCCCCGAAGGGGAGTCTGCTTTCAGTGCTGTGACGGCGGCCACCGCCTTGGCCTTCTTCGCCATGGTCGGTTTCGAGGACAGCGTCAACATGGCCGAAGAGACCAAGGATCCGGCAAAGACCTTCCCGAAGATCATGCTGATCGCTTTGTCCTTGGCCGGATGCGTCTACCTGCTGGTCGCCATCTCCGCCATCTCGTTGGTCCCGGCCGAGAAACTCAGTCAGGGAAGTACTCCGTTGATCCAGGTCTTGGAAGCGGGATGGCCAGGGTTCCCGGTGGGTGTCTTCGCCGTGGTCACGATGTTCGCTGTTGCCAATACGGCGCTGTTGAACATGCTGATGGCCAGCCGCCTGGTCTACGGCATGAGCCGCGAGCGGGTGCTTCCGCACATGCTGGGCAAGGTTCTTCCGGTCCGTCGCACCCCGTGGGTGGCCATCGTGTTCACCACGCTGTTGGCTTTCGCGCTGGTAGCTTGGGCCGACCTTGAGGACCTGGGCGGTACGACGGCTTTCCTGCTGTTGGTCGTCTTCACCATCGTGAATATCGCCGTCCTGGTGCTGCGCCGGGACAAGGTCGCTCATTCCCATTTCAGGACCCCGACCTTCCTGCCGATCTTGGGCGGGCTCTTCTCCGCTTTCCTCGCCAGCCCGTTCTCCGGCCGTAACCCGCGTGACTTCGCGATCGGCGGGGTCCTGTTGGTGGTCGGGATCGGGCTGTGGTTCGTGACTTTCCTGGTGAACAAACGGCTGTACGGCACAGGGACGCCGAGCCCTGATTTTGCTGAGGTCATCGAGAAGTCCGACGACTGA
- a CDS encoding FhaA domain-containing protein: MGLFDRVERKLESAVNGAFARAFRAEVQPVEIASAMRRAMDDRAAVVGRGRTVVPNLFVIDLSPSDYERLTSYADVLAEELIASVEEHAEQQHYVPGGPFHIDFRSREELETGVFRVRPATAKRIPEGELEEDPQEAAEMRRRQHAEELRRAHPFRSSEAEAPAEGPAGLASHAASAAAGSLASTAAAGRAGAVDPYGQPHDPYAAQDPRRDPYADPDPRRDPYGQPHDPYAAQDPRRDPYADPDPRRDPYGQPHDPYAAQDPRRDPYADPDPRRDPYGQPHDPYAAQDPRRDPYDPYQEAQADRWSSQAPVGRDAAYGGREYDDYDRDPREAPSRPSAARVDPTERPWLDMDGHGYPLLSALTVLGRDPHVDITLEDAGISRRHAEIRVTHDGPHFAISVRDLGSTNGTFVNGDRITSQHVTDGDRITLGRTSLVIRSGRR; this comes from the coding sequence GTGGGCCTGTTCGATAGAGTCGAGCGCAAGCTCGAAAGTGCCGTCAACGGCGCCTTCGCGCGGGCGTTCCGTGCAGAGGTTCAACCCGTCGAGATCGCTTCGGCGATGCGACGGGCCATGGATGACCGTGCTGCCGTGGTCGGCAGAGGGCGCACCGTGGTGCCCAATCTTTTCGTCATCGATCTGTCCCCCAGTGATTACGAGCGACTGACGAGTTATGCCGACGTGTTGGCGGAAGAGCTGATCGCCAGCGTTGAAGAACATGCCGAGCAGCAACATTATGTTCCGGGTGGGCCGTTCCACATCGACTTCCGTTCCCGCGAGGAATTGGAGACCGGAGTGTTCCGGGTTCGTCCGGCCACAGCCAAACGCATCCCCGAAGGGGAGCTGGAGGAAGATCCGCAGGAGGCGGCCGAGATGCGGCGTCGTCAACATGCCGAAGAATTGCGCAGAGCACATCCGTTCCGTTCGTCGGAGGCAGAGGCCCCGGCGGAAGGTCCGGCCGGATTGGCCAGTCACGCAGCGAGTGCGGCAGCTGGTTCCCTGGCGAGCACCGCTGCGGCGGGTCGCGCAGGAGCGGTCGATCCTTATGGTCAGCCTCATGACCCGTATGCGGCGCAAGACCCCCGTCGGGACCCGTACGCCGATCCCGACCCGCGACGCGACCCCTACGGTCAGCCTCATGACCCGTATGCGGCGCAAGACCCCCGTCGGGACCCGTACGCCGATCCCGACCCGCGACGCGACCCCTACGGTCAGCCTCATGACCCGTATGCGGCGCAAGACCCCCGTCGGGACCCGTACGCCGATCCCGACCCGCGACGCGACCCCTACGGTCAGCCTCATGACCCGTATGCGGCGCAAGACCCCCGTCGGGACCCGTACGACCCGTACCAGGAAGCTCAGGCCGACCGCTGGTCGTCGCAGGCTCCTGTCGGCCGGGATGCCGCTTATGGCGGCAGGGAATACGACGACTACGACCGGGATCCCCGGGAAGCCCCGTCGCGGCCTTCGGCAGCTCGGGTCGACCCGACCGAGCGCCCGTGGCTGGACATGGACGGGCATGGATATCCGCTGCTGAGCGCGTTGACCGTGCTGGGACGGGACCCTCATGTCGACATCACCTTGGAAGACGCCGGTATCAGCCGTCGTCATGCCGAGATCCGGGTGACCCATGACGGGCCGCACTTCGCCATTTCGGTGCGCGATCTGGGCTCGACCAATGGCACGTTCGTGAACGGTGACCGGATCACCAGCCAGCATGTGACCGACGGAGACAGGATCACCCTCGGGAGGACCAGCTTGGTCATCCGCTCCGGCAGGCGGTGA
- a CDS encoding FHA domain-containing protein FhaB/FipA — protein sequence MSELTLTAVRLGLLILMWLFVFSIVGVIRSDLYGTRIVKKAADGRAKVRPTSNVPSSRAERRGRGLRSLVIVEGPLRGTTVPLRASGVLLGRNPECTLVLDDDFSSGRHARIFEEAGHWYLEDLNSTNGTFVSGQRISQPIEMRDGSQLRIGTTVLELRR from the coding sequence TTGAGCGAACTCACCCTCACCGCTGTACGGCTCGGTCTGCTCATCTTGATGTGGCTCTTCGTCTTCAGCATCGTTGGGGTAATCCGCAGCGACCTGTACGGAACTCGCATCGTGAAGAAGGCTGCCGACGGTCGGGCGAAAGTTCGTCCGACCTCGAATGTGCCTTCTAGTCGAGCAGAGCGTCGGGGGCGTGGGTTGCGTTCGCTGGTCATCGTGGAAGGCCCGTTGCGCGGCACGACAGTGCCGCTTCGGGCGTCGGGGGTACTTCTGGGTCGTAACCCGGAGTGCACCCTCGTCCTCGATGACGACTTCTCTTCGGGCCGTCATGCCCGCATCTTCGAAGAGGCAGGGCATTGGTATCTCGAGGACCTCAACTCCACCAATGGCACTTTCGTATCCGGGCAGCGCATCTCGCAACCGATTGAGATGCGTGACGGTAGCCAGCTGAGGATCGGCACCACGGTGCTGGAACTCAGGCGGTAG
- a CDS encoding fructosamine kinase family protein encodes MGDVLVPEELLSGRHWLIDPACLWAHREVDLAMMRSFGASCGASAVAVLERYA; translated from the coding sequence ATGGGTGACGTGTTGGTTCCTGAGGAGTTGTTGTCCGGGCGTCATTGGTTGATCGACCCGGCGTGCCTGTGGGCGCATCGTGAGGTGGATCTGGCGATGATGCGCTCGTTCGGGGCCAGCTGTGGCGCATCGGCTGTGGCGGTCTTGGAACGTTATGCCTGA
- a CDS encoding peptidoglycan D,D-transpeptidase FtsI family protein: protein MNAPIRRLSVLVAGMFALLLVFGSWVQYADAKTLRDRPGNRRTLLSAYEQERGAILVDQTQIARSDKNDGNIKFKRSYPQGPLYGHLTGWFSLGYGANALELTNNELLSGQSDALFYRRLGDLLTGKRPTGVNLELTIDPKVQQAADKALGNRRGAIVALDPKTGAILAMVSHPHYDPNTIATLDGSNAQKAWKSLNTDPSKPLVNRAIAGDLYPAGSVFKVITAAAGMAQGKDENSKLTGVAQLSIPQTSAKLPNDWRGPCGSGEVTMTEAMAMSCNTAFGQLGLDLGADAFKAQAKKFGVGEKLSIPMKVTPSTTGVMDTPPKIAYTAIGQQDVHVTPLQIAMIAAGVANKGSVMKPYLVRQTRGSGLDVIDTTKPQEYSRATTEPIAAALNRMMVQVTESPVGTGAAARIPGVKVAGKSGTAENHDAQGRALAPHAWFMSFAPADDPKVAVAVLVENGGLPAPGPGPSFNAAPLAQEVMKAVINR, encoded by the coding sequence ATGAACGCGCCTATCCGCCGCCTGTCAGTCCTGGTTGCCGGAATGTTCGCGCTACTGCTGGTCTTCGGGTCATGGGTCCAGTACGCCGACGCCAAGACCTTGCGTGACCGCCCGGGGAACCGACGTACGTTGTTGTCCGCCTACGAGCAGGAACGTGGAGCGATCCTGGTCGATCAGACACAGATTGCACGTTCCGACAAGAACGACGGCAACATCAAGTTCAAGCGTTCCTACCCGCAGGGCCCGTTGTACGGGCATCTCACCGGGTGGTTCTCCCTGGGGTATGGAGCGAATGCTCTCGAGCTGACCAACAACGAACTGCTGTCCGGGCAGTCGGACGCTCTTTTCTATCGGCGTCTAGGCGATCTGTTGACCGGAAAACGCCCTACTGGCGTGAACCTCGAGCTCACGATCGATCCGAAGGTCCAGCAGGCCGCCGACAAGGCTTTGGGTAATCGTCGAGGCGCGATCGTGGCCCTCGACCCGAAGACTGGGGCGATCCTTGCGATGGTCAGCCATCCCCACTACGACCCGAACACCATCGCCACTCTCGACGGCAGCAATGCGCAAAAAGCGTGGAAGAGCCTGAACACCGACCCCTCGAAGCCGTTGGTGAACCGTGCGATCGCCGGTGACCTCTACCCAGCAGGTTCGGTCTTCAAGGTCATCACCGCAGCGGCGGGCATGGCACAAGGAAAAGACGAGAACTCGAAGCTGACCGGGGTCGCGCAACTGTCCATCCCGCAGACGTCGGCGAAGCTGCCCAACGACTGGCGTGGTCCCTGCGGCAGCGGTGAGGTCACCATGACCGAGGCCATGGCCATGTCCTGCAACACCGCTTTCGGCCAGTTGGGGCTGGATCTGGGCGCGGATGCATTCAAGGCTCAGGCCAAGAAGTTCGGGGTCGGTGAGAAACTCTCCATCCCGATGAAGGTCACTCCGTCGACCACCGGGGTCATGGACACTCCGCCGAAGATCGCCTACACCGCCATCGGCCAGCAGGACGTCCACGTCACCCCCTTGCAGATCGCGATGATCGCCGCGGGTGTGGCCAACAAGGGCTCGGTGATGAAGCCCTATCTCGTGCGTCAGACCCGAGGCTCCGGCCTGGACGTGATCGACACCACGAAACCCCAGGAGTACTCCCGAGCGACGACCGAGCCGATCGCCGCCGCGCTGAACCGCATGATGGTCCAGGTCACCGAGTCACCGGTCGGCACCGGCGCGGCTGCTCGGATCCCTGGTGTGAAGGTCGCAGGAAAGTCCGGTACTGCGGAGAACCACGACGCTCAGGGTCGTGCTCTTGCACCTCATGCCTGGTTCATGTCCTTCGCCCCGGCTGACGACCCGAAAGTTGCGGTCGCGGTTCTCGTCGAAAACGGCGGTCTGCCTGCGCCGGGCCCCGGTCCCTCGTTCAACGCCGCACCTTTGGCGCAGGAAGTCATGAAGGCTGTGATCAATCGATGA
- a CDS encoding PP2C family protein-serine/threonine phosphatase: MTFALDFAAHTDVGLVRSRNEDSGYAGPHLLAVADGMGGHAGGNVASSLVLARLAPLDGDSHGSDDALDILAASISEANEALASEMEANPELAGMGTTLTALMKAGSHGLALVHIGDSRAYLLRGEEFFQITKDHSFVQTLVDSGRITKEEAEYHPQRSLVTRVLTGAPGDEPDLSMREPRIGDRYLICSDGLSDYVAFDTISEVIRMGYDPLETARRLVDLAMRSGAPDNVTCVLGDIVPTAVDVSPQPTIVGAAAERRHRVAGVPASPAEKAAALARMAAGSPHEDDVDDDDDDPHSRSWVRVVVIISVLSLALGAAAFSGWQWAQSQYYVGHSDGKVAIYRGVPQTLGSIHLSQVETQSDVPVSDLPEMWRTRLDGEMRGDLRFARQRVDEMRKAAHECRNKRFTSPCGTSP; this comes from the coding sequence ATGACCTTTGCCCTGGACTTCGCGGCTCATACGGATGTCGGTCTGGTGAGATCGCGGAACGAAGACTCCGGTTATGCCGGCCCGCACCTGTTGGCGGTGGCCGATGGCATGGGTGGCCATGCCGGCGGAAATGTGGCCTCGTCCTTGGTTCTGGCCAGGCTTGCCCCATTGGACGGGGACAGCCACGGATCCGACGATGCTTTGGACATCCTCGCAGCTTCCATTTCGGAGGCCAATGAGGCCTTGGCTTCCGAAATGGAGGCCAATCCCGAGTTGGCGGGGATGGGGACGACCCTGACCGCGTTGATGAAGGCTGGTTCTCATGGCCTGGCGCTGGTCCATATCGGCGACAGCCGCGCCTATCTGTTGCGTGGTGAAGAGTTCTTCCAGATCACCAAGGACCACAGCTTCGTACAAACCTTGGTCGATTCAGGCCGGATCACCAAGGAGGAGGCTGAGTATCACCCGCAACGCTCGCTGGTGACCAGGGTGTTGACCGGTGCTCCTGGTGATGAGCCGGATCTGTCGATGCGGGAGCCCCGGATCGGGGACCGTTACCTGATCTGCTCGGACGGCCTGTCCGATTACGTCGCCTTCGACACGATCTCGGAGGTCATCCGGATGGGTTACGACCCTCTGGAGACCGCACGGCGACTCGTCGATCTGGCCATGCGCAGCGGCGCTCCGGACAATGTCACCTGTGTCCTGGGAGATATCGTGCCCACCGCGGTCGATGTCTCCCCGCAGCCGACCATCGTGGGTGCCGCTGCAGAACGGCGCCACCGGGTAGCTGGGGTTCCTGCTTCACCTGCAGAAAAAGCGGCAGCGTTGGCTCGGATGGCTGCTGGCTCTCCGCATGAGGACGATGTCGACGATGACGACGACGATCCGCATTCCCGTTCATGGGTCCGGGTGGTCGTCATCATCTCGGTCCTGTCCCTTGCCTTGGGCGCGGCTGCATTCAGTGGGTGGCAGTGGGCTCAGAGTCAGTACTACGTCGGGCACTCCGACGGGAAGGTCGCCATCTACCGTGGCGTACCCCAGACCTTGGGGTCGATCCATCTTTCGCAGGTGGAGACCCAGAGCGATGTACCGGTATCGGATCTTCCGGAGATGTGGCGTACACGGTTGGATGGGGAGATGCGCGGTGATCTCCGCTTCGCCCGGCAACGCGTCGATGAGATGCGTAAGGCGGCGCACGAGTGCCGTAACAAGCGATTCACGTCGCCGTGCGGGACATCGCCATGA
- a CDS encoding LiaF domain-containing protein, which produces MTQPRHGKEPQDRLPGDPPPGPVAYFDMPVIGEGGVLTDRPRPGRRGPVITRRPEGSKSPSKGWSVLFFGDVTRRGPWTVAERSTTLGVFGDCIFDLREASFSAAEVQMKTWQLFGDVKVIVPPGTDVSLGGSSIFGDLEDRRRTAPSPDSPRVTVRSYSLFGDVVVVEMEIGEQEPKWYERFWPHRK; this is translated from the coding sequence ATGACGCAGCCTCGCCACGGCAAGGAACCGCAGGATCGGCTTCCTGGAGATCCCCCACCTGGTCCGGTCGCGTATTTCGACATGCCTGTCATCGGAGAGGGAGGGGTCCTCACCGATCGACCGCGTCCAGGTCGACGGGGGCCGGTCATCACACGCCGGCCTGAGGGCTCGAAATCTCCCTCGAAGGGGTGGTCTGTCCTTTTCTTCGGTGATGTGACTCGTCGGGGGCCGTGGACGGTGGCCGAGCGGTCGACCACGTTGGGCGTCTTCGGGGACTGCATCTTCGATTTGCGGGAGGCGTCGTTCTCCGCCGCAGAGGTGCAGATGAAGACCTGGCAGCTGTTCGGGGATGTCAAAGTCATCGTGCCGCCAGGAACGGATGTGTCCCTGGGTGGTTCCTCGATCTTCGGCGATCTGGAAGATCGGCGTCGTACGGCTCCTTCGCCGGATTCCCCGCGGGTCACGGTCCGTTCCTACTCCCTGTTCGGCGATGTGGTTGTCGTCGAGATGGAGATCGGTGAGCAGGAGCCGAAGTGGTACGAGCGTTTCTGGCCGCACCGGAAGTGA
- a CDS encoding DMT family transporter produces MSRRALLLFLGLALFWGIPYLLIKYALLSFTPATLVMLRTLIGGLVLLPLALREKAFPAVARHWPAVLVYTLVEIVIPWPALSHAEQVIPSGLAALLISAVPVVGVLLGLATRRQEHLGRSGIAGLMLGLGGVGLLVGHHSISPQQPGTGLALLEMAAVVLGYAAGPLIIHRWLRDVPSSGIIVVSLLVPALLLTPLAVAQWPTRIESSAVIAVILLGLISTALAFLALFALVREVGAVRATVVTYLNPAVAIIVGAIFLKEPITATTLAGFVAVVGGSVLVHRRPAAATDNAGNVQATATPDPGHPNPQA; encoded by the coding sequence ATGTCGCGGCGTGCACTTCTTCTTTTCCTCGGGCTCGCGCTTTTCTGGGGGATCCCTTACCTCCTCATCAAATACGCGCTCCTCTCCTTCACCCCGGCCACCTTGGTCATGCTGCGGACCCTGATCGGAGGTCTCGTCCTCCTCCCCCTCGCCCTCAGGGAAAAAGCCTTTCCAGCGGTGGCCCGACACTGGCCGGCCGTCCTGGTCTACACCCTCGTCGAGATCGTCATCCCCTGGCCTGCTCTCAGCCACGCCGAACAAGTCATCCCCAGCGGGCTCGCCGCTCTCCTCATCTCGGCCGTTCCCGTCGTCGGAGTACTGCTCGGACTGGCCACTCGGCGACAAGAACATCTCGGGCGATCCGGAATCGCCGGTCTCATGCTCGGGCTCGGCGGGGTCGGGCTGCTCGTCGGACATCACAGCATCAGCCCGCAACAGCCAGGAACCGGACTCGCCCTGCTCGAGATGGCTGCGGTCGTCCTGGGCTACGCCGCAGGACCGCTCATCATCCACCGTTGGCTTCGTGACGTCCCCTCCAGCGGCATCATCGTCGTCAGTCTGCTCGTACCGGCACTTCTCCTGACGCCCCTGGCCGTCGCCCAATGGCCGACCCGGATCGAGAGCAGCGCGGTCATCGCAGTGATCCTCCTCGGTCTGATCAGTACGGCGCTGGCCTTCCTGGCGCTCTTCGCGCTCGTGCGTGAGGTCGGCGCCGTCCGGGCCACCGTAGTCACCTACCTCAACCCCGCCGTCGCGATCATCGTCGGCGCGATCTTCTTGAAAGAACCCATCACCGCCACGACGCTCGCCGGATTCGTCGCCGTCGTCGGCGGCTCGGTCCTCGTGCATCGACGTCCGGCGGCAGCCACCGACAACGCAGGGAACGTCCAGGCCACAGCAACACCTGACCCCGGGCACCCGAACCCTCAGGCATAA
- a CDS encoding aldo/keto reductase: MTVPTYMLNDGVVVPQIGLGTYPLRGEEGIVAMVSALEAGYRLIDSAVNYENEQEVGEALRRSGVPREEVLVATKIPGRFHAHDDAVHCVEESLRLMKLDQLDLVLVHWPNPSVGQYVEAFQALVACRERGLVRSIGVSNHSERHLQDVISATGVVPAVNQIEVHPSFPQEEMLRVHRRMGIVTQSWSPVARMKRVASQIEEIAVRNGVSSAQVILRWHLQRGCLPLPKSADPSRQKDNLDLFNFELSAEEIVTITGLGRPNGRQWGYDPDTHEEM; the protein is encoded by the coding sequence ATGACCGTTCCTACCTACATGCTGAACGACGGCGTCGTCGTGCCCCAGATCGGACTGGGCACCTATCCGCTCCGGGGGGAGGAGGGGATCGTAGCGATGGTCTCCGCTTTGGAAGCCGGGTACCGTTTGATCGATTCGGCGGTGAACTACGAGAACGAGCAGGAGGTCGGCGAAGCACTTCGACGCAGCGGCGTCCCCCGCGAAGAAGTCCTGGTGGCGACCAAAATACCGGGCCGTTTCCACGCCCATGACGATGCGGTGCATTGTGTGGAGGAAAGCCTGCGGTTGATGAAGCTCGACCAGCTCGACCTGGTTCTCGTCCACTGGCCGAACCCGAGCGTTGGTCAGTATGTCGAAGCCTTCCAGGCCCTGGTGGCCTGTCGTGAGCGAGGCCTCGTCCGCAGCATCGGGGTGTCGAACCATTCAGAACGCCACCTGCAGGACGTCATCTCCGCGACGGGGGTGGTGCCGGCGGTGAACCAGATCGAGGTTCATCCTTCCTTCCCGCAGGAGGAAATGCTTCGTGTCCATAGGCGGATGGGAATCGTCACCCAGTCGTGGAGTCCAGTGGCTCGCATGAAGCGGGTCGCTTCCCAGATCGAGGAGATCGCAGTCAGGAACGGGGTGTCTTCGGCGCAGGTCATTCTGCGTTGGCACCTTCAGCGAGGCTGCCTTCCGCTGCCCAAGTCAGCTGATCCGTCTCGGCAAAAGGACAACCTCGACCTTTTCAACTTTGAGCTGTCCGCGGAAGAAATAGTTACGATCACTGGACTAGGACGTCCGAACGGGCGTCAATGGGGTTATGACCCAGACACTCACGAGGAGATGTGA